In one Cloacibacillus porcorum genomic region, the following are encoded:
- a CDS encoding sensor domain-containing diguanylate cyclase → MWLAMYHYCLKIHIYGGDAALESELNAVAPLERFEHEIRTFGHITVESLAECDVAVFDLPVERPCRELRGICKKGAELVFCTDLREGLSEWAADFDDIWQRPFTPGMAAFRFRRLLERIKLKKDKRFVSNCLDAAIDSVPDLIWFKDVRGAHLKVNNAFCSAVGKTKNDVQGRGHYYIWDLKQEEYEQGEYVCLETEEIVLREKKTRAFDEKVKSKHGLRQFKTYKSPIFDEDHQVVGTVGIAHDVTDLKNMLTELEIVLGSMPFGILIKDSDGSVASVNEKFLHYFGLEEGQILGRNYDVWKHDTLGGNMQITEDGAAEACIGINGSNMILAIQREEIRDIFDNQVGELYTYRDVTTERMLEAQVLHDSNTDFLTGLHNRRYFYEYVNKNRGQKSLCFIYIDLDNFKKVNDTHGHQAGDEALVVTADILRSNFPDAFIARLGGDEFIISLIGDCEIAAVEKRAGSLLRNMNESFSRHPLFNILSGSIGIARTENPSVDIDTLLRQSDIALYEVKRGGRADYRVFPLKCSSMPG, encoded by the coding sequence ATGTGGTTGGCAATGTATCATTACTGTTTAAAGATTCATATATACGGAGGCGACGCCGCTCTTGAGAGCGAGCTGAATGCCGTCGCGCCTCTGGAGAGGTTTGAACATGAGATCAGGACCTTCGGCCATATAACGGTGGAGAGCCTCGCGGAATGCGACGTCGCTGTGTTCGATCTGCCGGTGGAACGGCCCTGCCGCGAACTGCGCGGGATCTGTAAAAAAGGCGCTGAACTTGTGTTCTGCACCGATCTCCGCGAAGGTCTGTCTGAGTGGGCTGCGGATTTTGACGACATATGGCAGAGGCCGTTTACGCCGGGAATGGCCGCCTTTCGCTTTCGCCGTCTGTTGGAGCGCATCAAGCTGAAAAAGGATAAACGGTTCGTCTCGAATTGCCTTGACGCGGCTATAGACAGCGTTCCTGACCTTATCTGGTTCAAAGACGTACGCGGCGCGCATCTGAAGGTGAACAACGCCTTTTGCAGTGCCGTGGGCAAGACGAAAAACGACGTTCAGGGCAGAGGACACTACTATATATGGGATTTGAAGCAGGAGGAATATGAGCAGGGCGAGTATGTCTGTCTTGAGACCGAAGAGATCGTGCTGCGTGAGAAAAAGACCCGCGCCTTCGACGAAAAGGTGAAGAGCAAACATGGCCTGCGGCAGTTCAAGACCTACAAGTCTCCGATATTCGACGAAGATCATCAGGTGGTCGGGACCGTTGGCATCGCGCATGACGTTACCGACCTGAAAAATATGCTGACCGAGCTTGAGATCGTGCTTGGTAGCATGCCCTTTGGTATCCTCATAAAGGACAGCGACGGATCAGTTGCGAGTGTTAATGAGAAATTCCTGCATTACTTCGGACTGGAGGAGGGGCAGATACTGGGGCGTAATTACGACGTCTGGAAACATGATACGCTTGGCGGCAATATGCAGATAACCGAGGATGGTGCCGCGGAGGCCTGCATCGGGATCAACGGCAGTAATATGATTTTGGCGATACAGCGGGAAGAGATACGGGATATTTTTGATAATCAGGTCGGCGAGCTCTATACCTACCGTGACGTGACGACCGAGCGTATGCTTGAGGCCCAGGTGCTCCACGATTCAAACACGGATTTCCTTACCGGACTGCACAACCGGCGCTATTTCTACGAATATGTGAATAAGAACCGCGGGCAAAAGTCCCTCTGTTTTATATACATAGACCTTGATAATTTTAAGAAGGTCAACGATACGCACGGCCATCAGGCCGGCGACGAAGCGCTTGTCGTCACCGCCGATATCCTGCGTTCCAATTTCCCCGACGCCTTTATCGCGCGGCTTGGCGGCGATGAATTTATCATTTCGCTGATCGGAGACTGCGAGATCGCCGCGGTGGAAAAACGTGCAGGATCGCTGCTGCGGAATATGAACGAATCGTTCAGCCGCCACCCGCTCTTCAATATCCTCTCCGGAAGCATCGGCATCGCGAGGACGGAGAACCCCTCCGTCGACATCGATACGCTGCTGCGGCAGAGCGACATCGCACTCTACGAGGTGAAGCGCGGCGGCCGCGCAGATTACCGTGTCTTCCCGCTTAAGTGCTCCTCCATGCCGGGATGA
- a CDS encoding Mrp/NBP35 family ATP-binding protein, protein MTQESCSHDCGSCQQKCEEAKKPDFSVPANPLSNVRKVIGIVSGKGGVGKSLVTSLLASAMQKRGSQCGILDADITGPSIPKMFGVETLATANESGILPQQSKGGVDMISVNLLVEDKATPVIWRGPAIAGVVKQFWSDVIWSYEDYLFVDMPPGTGDVPLTVFQSLPVDGIIIVTSPQELVSMIVEKALRMAKEMDIPILGIIENMSYIKCPDCGKKIKLFGEGKTSETAAKYGIDFLGEIPLSPELAALCDAGNIEYFSDPFLDRATERLESLK, encoded by the coding sequence ATGACTCAAGAAAGCTGTTCACACGACTGCGGCAGCTGTCAGCAGAAGTGTGAAGAGGCGAAAAAGCCCGATTTCAGCGTGCCGGCTAACCCGCTGAGCAACGTACGAAAGGTCATCGGCATCGTCAGCGGCAAGGGCGGCGTCGGCAAGTCGCTCGTCACATCGCTTCTGGCCTCCGCGATGCAGAAGAGGGGCAGCCAGTGCGGCATACTCGACGCCGACATCACCGGACCGTCGATACCAAAGATGTTCGGCGTGGAGACGCTCGCCACCGCCAACGAATCGGGGATACTGCCGCAGCAGTCAAAGGGCGGCGTCGACATGATCTCGGTGAACCTTCTCGTCGAGGACAAGGCGACGCCGGTCATCTGGCGCGGCCCGGCGATCGCCGGCGTTGTGAAGCAGTTCTGGAGCGACGTCATCTGGAGCTATGAGGACTATCTCTTCGTTGATATGCCTCCGGGAACGGGCGACGTCCCGCTCACCGTCTTTCAGTCCCTGCCGGTGGACGGGATCATCATCGTCACCTCGCCGCAGGAGCTTGTCTCTATGATCGTAGAAAAGGCGCTGCGCATGGCTAAGGAGATGGACATCCCCATCCTCGGCATCATCGAGAATATGAGCTACATCAAATGCCCCGACTGCGGCAAAAAGATAAAGCTCTTCGGAGAGGGAAAGACCTCCGAGACGGCGGCGAAATACGGGATAGATTTTCTCGGCGAGATACCGCTCTCGCCGGAGCTCGCGGCGCTCTGCGACGCGGGAAATATTGAATATTTCTCAGACCCCTTCCTTGACAGGGCGACGGAGAGGCTGGAATCCCTCAAATAA
- a CDS encoding GGDEF domain-containing protein, which translates to MAEEQESSSLTGKIETLRRPLRYYQEYGQLTGTFNKASFCKKGSELLSASYDGLFDVVCIDIERFKLVNDIYGMKRGDSLLCHVARGLERKFGLGGGIIALNTIMKLMNNRFNILMDDYGRAIRRLTCLKISMSTVLMIDMDMGFLRRRRAVIFSNRSCACVWRSG; encoded by the coding sequence ATGGCGGAGGAACAGGAAAGTTCATCTTTAACAGGCAAAATTGAAACGCTGCGCAGGCCGCTCCGGTATTATCAGGAGTATGGCCAGCTCACCGGCACTTTCAATAAAGCCTCGTTCTGCAAAAAAGGCTCCGAGCTCTTGTCTGCGTCTTACGACGGTCTGTTTGACGTAGTCTGTATTGATATAGAACGGTTTAAACTCGTCAACGACATATACGGCATGAAGCGCGGCGACTCGCTGCTTTGCCATGTTGCGCGCGGGCTTGAGCGCAAATTTGGCCTTGGCGGCGGTATTATCGCGCTTAATACCATCATGAAGCTCATGAACAACCGGTTCAACATTCTTATGGACGATTATGGCAGGGCTATTCGTCGCTTAACATGCTTAAAGATATCGATGTCAACGGTGCTTATGATAGACATGGACATGGGTTTTTTGCGCCGCAGAAGAGCCGTTATATTCTCAAATCGGTCATGCGCATGCGTATGGCGAAGTGGCTGA
- a CDS encoding TOBE domain-containing protein yields MNLSARNQLKATVATVKKGAVNDEVSLRLADGTMLTSIITETSCENLGLKEGAEAYAVIKASNVMIGEGEGGLKLSARNQLKGKITSVTEGAVNCEILVTLAGGEKIASIITKASTGRLGLKEGKEVCAIIKASDIMVGVKA; encoded by the coding sequence ATGAATCTTAGCGCACGCAATCAGCTAAAAGCTACTGTTGCCACAGTTAAAAAGGGAGCCGTCAACGACGAAGTATCGCTTCGCCTCGCGGACGGTACGATGCTCACCTCCATCATCACCGAGACCAGCTGCGAAAACCTTGGCCTCAAAGAGGGCGCCGAGGCCTATGCGGTGATCAAAGCCTCAAACGTGATGATCGGCGAGGGCGAGGGCGGACTGAAGCTTTCGGCACGCAACCAGCTCAAGGGCAAAATCACCTCCGTGACAGAGGGAGCGGTAAACTGCGAGATCCTCGTGACCCTCGCCGGCGGCGAGAAGATCGCCTCCATCATCACCAAGGCCAGCACAGGACGCCTCGGACTTAAAGAGGGTAAAGAGGTCTGCGCGATAATCAAAGCCTCCGATATCATGGTCGGTGTGAAGGCGTAA
- a CDS encoding EAL domain-containing protein — translation MAKWLNLPMIAEDAETKDQVDLLLTIGCVYAQGHYYYRR, via the coding sequence ATGGCGAAGTGGCTGAATCTGCCGATGATCGCCGAGGATGCGGAGACGAAAGATCAGGTGGATCTCCTTCTCACTATCGGCTGTGTTTATGCGCAGGGGCATTACTACTACCGCCGATGA
- a CDS encoding amidohydrolase has protein sequence MMAIPQKIKDEMSTRRRDFHKYPESGWAEFRTTAVIAGILTKAGWKVRFAKDFIDPDEVMGYTIDPKRERARAAAQGADKKILTKIGDYTGLTALLDTGKKGPVTIFRFDIDCVDTEEARDTEHLPAREGFASVNPGCMHACGHDGHTAVGLALAEMLSEAKDRLRGKIRLIFQPAEEGVRGGYAMSMAGVADDADYFIAMHLGLGKPTGSVFGGTGGFLCSTKFDADFRGVGAHAGGEPERGKNALLAAAAAAVNMHAIAPHSGGATRVNVGVLNAGEGRNVVPPNAHMKIETRGESDALASYVYAKAKEVIYGAAQMYDVDVSISKQGETITAESDRKLAAVIMKAAENSEGVTQREEYRAMAGSDDACWFMRRVQERRGLATYVGIGAATAAGHHNNRFDFDETAMTIALEVLLNSALLLNGEK, from the coding sequence ATGATGGCAATACCGCAGAAGATAAAAGACGAGATGAGCACACGCCGCCGGGATTTTCATAAATATCCAGAAAGCGGCTGGGCGGAGTTCAGGACAACGGCGGTAATTGCCGGAATTCTTACTAAGGCCGGATGGAAGGTGCGCTTTGCAAAAGATTTCATCGACCCTGACGAGGTCATGGGCTATACGATAGACCCAAAGCGGGAGAGGGCACGCGCCGCCGCGCAGGGCGCAGATAAAAAGATACTCACAAAGATCGGGGATTATACCGGCCTCACAGCGCTACTCGACACCGGCAAAAAAGGCCCGGTCACTATTTTTCGTTTCGATATAGACTGTGTCGATACCGAGGAGGCGCGAGACACGGAGCATCTTCCAGCGCGCGAAGGTTTTGCCTCCGTAAACCCCGGATGTATGCACGCCTGCGGCCATGACGGACATACCGCTGTAGGGCTTGCCCTCGCCGAGATGCTTTCGGAGGCAAAAGACAGGCTAAGGGGAAAGATACGGCTCATATTCCAACCTGCGGAAGAGGGCGTACGTGGCGGTTATGCGATGTCGATGGCTGGAGTCGCCGACGACGCAGACTATTTCATCGCCATGCACCTTGGCCTTGGGAAACCGACCGGCAGCGTATTCGGCGGTACCGGCGGTTTTTTATGCTCCACAAAATTCGACGCTGATTTCCGTGGCGTCGGCGCTCATGCTGGCGGCGAACCGGAACGCGGTAAGAACGCTCTGCTCGCGGCGGCGGCCGCCGCAGTCAACATGCACGCCATCGCACCCCATTCCGGTGGTGCGACCCGCGTAAACGTTGGTGTGCTAAATGCCGGCGAGGGACGCAACGTTGTACCTCCCAACGCCCATATGAAGATAGAGACGCGAGGAGAGAGCGACGCGCTGGCCTCATATGTCTACGCGAAGGCTAAAGAGGTGATTTACGGCGCGGCTCAAATGTACGATGTGGATGTATCTATATCTAAACAAGGAGAGACAATCACGGCTGAGAGCGACAGGAAGCTCGCCGCTGTGATAATGAAGGCCGCGGAAAACTCCGAAGGGGTGACGCAGCGCGAGGAATACCGCGCCATGGCCGGCAGCGACGACGCCTGCTGGTTCATGCGGCGAGTGCAGGAGCGAAGAGGTCTTGCTACCTACGTCGGAATCGGGGCGGCAACAGCTGCCGGCCACCATAACAATCGCTTCGACTTTGACGAAACGGCGATGACAATCGCCCTAGAGGTACTGCTGAACAGCGCGCTGCTGCTCAACGGAGAGAAATAG